In a genomic window of Thalassotalea piscium:
- a CDS encoding DUF1415 domain-containing protein: MNNNLLTNTAVGQDAYQIAYQTKEWISQIIVGLNFCPFAKKELVNNSIYYYVAHQPKLKKLVQEFNEQCLFLYNHPEIETSLLIFPTGFADFQRYLELVDYCNDLIVSEGYEGVFQVASFHPMYCFEGEDYDDAANYTNRSPYPTIHLIREKSMEKVLAVYKQPEKIPENNIRLARQKGHQFFENILNKR; the protein is encoded by the coding sequence ATGAATAATAATTTATTAACTAATACAGCAGTGGGCCAAGACGCGTATCAAATTGCTTATCAAACGAAAGAATGGATAAGCCAAATAATCGTTGGCTTAAATTTTTGTCCTTTTGCGAAAAAAGAATTAGTGAACAACAGTATTTATTACTATGTTGCTCATCAGCCAAAATTAAAAAAATTGGTCCAAGAGTTTAATGAACAATGCCTGTTTTTATATAACCACCCGGAAATAGAAACTAGCTTACTTATATTTCCAACTGGCTTTGCTGACTTTCAACGCTATCTTGAACTAGTAGATTATTGCAACGACTTAATTGTCAGTGAAGGATATGAAGGCGTTTTTCAAGTAGCAAGTTTTCACCCAATGTACTGTTTTGAAGGTGAAGACTACGATGACGCGGCTAACTATACTAATCGTTCGCCTTACCCCACAATTCATTTAATTAGAGAAAAAAGTATGGAAAAGGTATTGGCAGTGTATAAACAACCAGAAAAAATCCCTGAAAATAATATACGTTTAGCGCGCCAAAAAGGACATCAGTTTTTTGAAAATATCCTTAACAAACGTTAA
- a CDS encoding TonB-dependent hemoglobin/transferrin/lactoferrin family receptor has translation MFSKSLVSLAVASFFIPTSSILANDMPEVSSKDDTEVIVVIGKTPRKVQDVVGAVSVINSDEIDKMLVHDMATLFRYQAGINVINSGSRFGDSSIAIRGIAGNRVTTEIDGIPVADQFSVGSYSNSGRNTIDPDLIKQVEILRGPASSTYGSDAIGGVVSFITKKPVDLLSQTDRDVYLDIKTGFNSVDNSKSASLNTAFAFDKSSVLLSGSLRKGHELDKKLTGNLAKDTQDNKTQSFLAKYYYEISDTQEVSFSYDYFKRSSESDTQSFLGLDRFASTTLLLGDDETQRTNISINYEFVTDLDWLAGGFVRLYDQKTETVQLTEEERTSRGKNYLYNRDFFYDQEVQGLRFNLYTTAESSNFSHLIGYGVEVSQNKTIESRNGLQTNIATGVSTSTILSETFPVRDFPISEVEELGIYFNDEISIANTAITLIPAIRYDKYKLTPKPDDIYLEDNPATTIVHINEDRVSPKLSVLYQLNDTSKVYMQYVKGFRAPPFEDANIGLDIPMMKMRAIPNPDLKSETSDGYEIGFNYQSEQHQFDLVAFYNDYKDFIQTKVNLGFDPSVGRIIFQSQNIDNTEIYGAELSYKGQYTNVFSNNGSVNTYASVFWSKGENKDTDQPINEIDPNTILLGAQWLNANENIAISINANIVEGKSDIDDPDGVLATTAGYATFDLVANYYVDEQLTVSAGVYNITDRQYWKWSSVNGFDATDPLLESLVSPGINGSVQLKYLW, from the coding sequence ATGTTTAGCAAATCTTTGGTTAGCTTAGCCGTTGCCAGTTTCTTTATACCTACTAGTTCAATTTTAGCAAATGATATGCCTGAAGTATCGTCAAAAGATGATACAGAAGTGATTGTTGTTATTGGTAAAACACCACGTAAAGTGCAAGATGTTGTTGGCGCTGTATCTGTTATTAATAGTGATGAAATTGATAAAATGCTAGTACATGACATGGCAACTCTATTTCGTTATCAAGCGGGGATTAATGTAATTAATTCTGGTAGCCGCTTTGGCGATTCGAGTATTGCTATTCGAGGCATTGCGGGTAATAGAGTCACTACAGAAATTGACGGTATTCCGGTTGCTGATCAGTTTAGTGTAGGGAGTTATTCAAACTCTGGCCGTAATACTATTGACCCCGATCTTATTAAGCAAGTAGAGATATTAAGAGGGCCTGCTTCAAGTACATATGGAAGTGATGCTATTGGTGGTGTTGTGTCGTTTATTACTAAAAAGCCGGTAGACCTGCTTAGCCAAACTGATCGCGATGTCTACCTTGACATTAAAACAGGGTTTAACTCGGTTGATAACAGCAAGTCTGCATCTTTGAACACAGCCTTTGCTTTCGATAAATCTAGTGTATTGTTATCGGGGTCGTTACGAAAAGGTCACGAGCTTGATAAAAAGCTTACAGGTAACCTTGCTAAAGACACCCAAGATAATAAAACGCAGTCATTTCTTGCTAAGTACTATTATGAAATTTCAGATACTCAAGAAGTTAGCTTCAGCTATGACTACTTTAAACGTAGTAGTGAGTCAGATACTCAGTCTTTCTTGGGCTTAGATAGATTTGCATCAACCACTTTGTTATTAGGTGATGATGAAACACAACGCACTAATATTTCGATAAACTATGAGTTTGTTACAGATCTTGATTGGTTAGCGGGTGGCTTTGTTCGTCTTTATGATCAAAAAACTGAAACTGTACAACTTACCGAAGAAGAGAGAACCTCAAGAGGTAAAAATTACTTATATAACCGTGATTTCTTTTATGATCAAGAGGTGCAAGGCTTAAGGTTTAATTTGTATACCACCGCAGAGTCGAGTAATTTTTCTCACTTAATAGGTTACGGTGTAGAAGTCAGCCAAAATAAAACAATAGAATCACGTAACGGTTTGCAAACGAATATTGCAACAGGTGTTTCTACTAGTACTATTCTTTCAGAAACTTTTCCTGTTAGAGATTTTCCAATCTCAGAGGTCGAAGAGCTAGGGATATATTTTAATGATGAAATAAGCATAGCTAATACAGCAATAACTTTGATACCCGCTATACGATACGACAAATATAAGTTAACACCTAAACCTGATGATATTTATTTAGAAGATAACCCTGCGACAACAATTGTACATATTAATGAAGATCGTGTTTCACCTAAGCTGAGTGTGCTTTATCAACTTAATGATACCAGTAAAGTTTATATGCAGTATGTGAAGGGGTTTAGAGCACCACCTTTTGAAGATGCAAATATTGGTTTAGACATACCTATGATGAAGATGAGAGCGATACCAAATCCTGATCTTAAGTCGGAAACTTCAGATGGTTATGAAATAGGCTTTAACTATCAAAGTGAACAGCACCAGTTTGATCTTGTTGCTTTTTATAATGACTACAAAGACTTTATTCAAACTAAGGTTAATTTAGGTTTCGACCCAAGCGTTGGGAGAATCATATTTCAATCGCAAAATATTGATAATACCGAAATTTATGGCGCTGAACTTAGCTATAAAGGCCAATATACCAATGTGTTTTCTAATAACGGCAGCGTAAATACTTACGCAAGTGTATTTTGGAGTAAAGGTGAAAACAAAGATACTGATCAGCCTATTAATGAAATTGATCCTAATACCATTTTATTAGGAGCACAGTGGTTAAATGCTAATGAGAATATAGCGATTTCAATAAATGCTAATATTGTTGAAGGCAAGTCTGATATAGATGATCCTGATGGGGTATTGGCCACAACTGCTGGATATGCAACGTTTGATTTAGTTGCTAACTATTATGTAGACGAGCAGTTAACGGTGTCTGCAGGTGTTTATAATATAACTGACCGTCAATATTGGAAATGGTCTAGTGTAAACGGATTTGATGCAACAGACCCACTGCTAGAGTCTTTAGTGTCACCAGGTATAAACGGTTCGGTTCAGTTGAAGTATTTGTGGTAA
- a CDS encoding glucosaminidase domain-containing protein: protein MAVNPRIVLVVVVGIVFTYSLIYPFIQQDEQDADIDKLEPTLPEVVIEQPLHNVNLPDFGAIKNVKTKKKQFFNFIKPAVVKENNYIMSLRKRLLAIETKKLNSEALTENEIEFISQLSKDYKVKAKDTSNQLKSLLIKVDVIPNALVLVQAANESAWGTSRFARIGLNFFGVWCFSEGCGMVPNGRNEGADHEVAAYSSVRHAVKRYLHNINTHSAYAVFRTIRHQLRENELPLTAEVLATGLLPYSERGSEYVEEISDMIRHNKRYFVSKDTE from the coding sequence ATGGCAGTTAATCCTCGTATTGTATTAGTAGTAGTCGTTGGTATTGTTTTTACGTATTCGTTAATTTATCCATTTATACAGCAAGATGAGCAAGATGCTGATATAGACAAATTAGAGCCAACATTGCCTGAAGTAGTAATAGAACAACCCTTGCATAATGTTAACTTGCCTGACTTTGGTGCAATAAAAAATGTAAAAACTAAGAAAAAACAGTTTTTTAATTTTATTAAGCCGGCAGTAGTAAAAGAAAATAACTATATTATGTCGTTAAGAAAACGATTATTAGCGATTGAAACTAAAAAGCTCAATTCAGAGGCATTAACTGAAAACGAAATTGAATTTATTAGCCAGTTAAGTAAAGACTATAAGGTAAAAGCAAAGGACACCAGTAACCAATTAAAATCGTTATTAATTAAAGTCGATGTAATACCCAACGCATTAGTATTAGTACAAGCAGCTAATGAGTCAGCGTGGGGCACATCACGTTTTGCTCGTATCGGATTAAACTTTTTTGGCGTTTGGTGTTTTAGTGAAGGCTGTGGCATGGTACCCAATGGTAGAAACGAGGGTGCCGACCACGAAGTTGCAGCGTATAGTTCAGTAAGGCACGCAGTGAAGCGTTATTTGCATAATATCAACACCCATAGCGCTTATGCTGTTTTTCGTACGATAAGGCATCAGTTAAGAGAAAATGAACTTCCCCTAACCGCAGAAGTACTAGCAACGGGTTTATTGCCGTATTCTGAAAGAGGTAGCGAATATGTTGAAGAAATATCAGACATGATCCGCCACAACAAGCGTTATTTTGTTAGTAAAGACACTGAGTAA
- the fnr gene encoding fumarate/nitrate reduction transcriptional regulator Fnr, with product MENRQCSGQQHIHCQNCSISELCLPYSLNDKELEDLDNIIDRKRPIHKGEQIFQDGDKMQSLFAIRSGTFKTFTVDEHGEEQITGFHLAGDLLGFDAIAESTHPSFAKALETSMVCEIPYDTLDTLSNTVPKLKKQILRMMSTEIRADQEMLTLLNRKNAEQRLATFISALSIRYHARGLSATEFRLTMTRSDIGNYIGLTVETISRLLNRFHKSGLIQVEGKLITILDAEKLKECAGI from the coding sequence ATGGAAAATCGTCAATGCTCAGGCCAACAACATATTCACTGCCAAAATTGTAGTATTAGTGAATTATGCTTGCCATACTCTTTAAATGATAAAGAATTAGAAGATCTTGATAATATAATTGATCGTAAACGCCCTATTCATAAAGGCGAGCAAATATTTCAAGATGGCGACAAAATGCAATCGCTTTTTGCTATTCGTTCTGGCACGTTTAAAACTTTTACTGTTGATGAACATGGCGAAGAACAAATTACAGGCTTTCATTTAGCTGGCGACTTATTAGGATTTGATGCAATTGCTGAGTCAACACATCCTAGCTTTGCAAAAGCTTTAGAAACCTCTATGGTGTGTGAAATTCCCTACGACACCTTAGACACGCTTTCAAACACAGTACCAAAGCTTAAAAAGCAAATTTTGCGAATGATGAGTACAGAAATTCGTGCCGATCAAGAAATGCTAACACTATTAAACCGTAAAAATGCAGAGCAACGTTTAGCAACCTTTATTAGTGCACTTAGTATTAGGTACCATGCTCGAGGCCTATCTGCTACAGAATTCAGACTAACTATGACCCGAAGTGATATTGGTAATTACATTGGTTTAACTGTAGAAACAATCAGCCGTTTACTTAACCGCTTTCATAAAAGTGGCTTAATTCAAGTCGAAGGTAAATTGATCACAATACTTGATGCAGAAAAATTAAAAGAATGTGCGGGCATTTAA
- a CDS encoding nitrite reductase, whose protein sequence is MKTIKYGLSALSLAVGIATSSFSFSALANEPTLSEADYETAKLQYFQRCAGCHGTLRKGATGKSLEPEGMLKKGQQRLEKIIALGTEGGMNNFDDLFSEEEIANLATFIQMEPPVPPEMSLEQMRSHTKEYVAPKDYPTKPMHGLNWENFFVVIERDAGKAAIIDGDTKKIITHIDTGYAVHVIKGTEHHKKDTAKDVGRFWYTIGRDGKVNKIDLWQTPDKMLVAETKMAYDARDIAVSGDGKYVIAGGYWPAHFVIMDAVTLNPLKVVSTRGYNTKGEFINEARVAAIYTAPNESAFIVAVKETGQMLQVDYTDLDNLTITSIASSEFLHDGFFDPSGRYFQIAANASNKMVVVDTKERKLEAMIDVDSLPHPGPGANWVDKKCGPVAGTTHLGVGLVSVWGNDPIGHPDQAWKLCYEVETDGAGTFIRTHETSQYVWADQLKHPEPEVQQSVQVFDKNTHEIVKTIRVTTDPGKAALHMEFNSDGTEVWVSVWNRKDAKNPTGEIVVYDAKTLEEKTRIKGLTTPTGKFNVFIRANHKT, encoded by the coding sequence ATGAAAACAATAAAATATGGTCTTTCAGCACTAAGTTTAGCCGTTGGAATAGCTACTAGTAGTTTTAGCTTTTCTGCACTAGCAAATGAACCAACTTTATCTGAAGCCGATTATGAAACTGCAAAGCTACAATACTTTCAACGTTGTGCAGGTTGTCACGGCACATTACGTAAAGGCGCTACAGGTAAAAGCCTAGAGCCAGAAGGAATGTTGAAAAAAGGCCAACAACGCTTAGAAAAAATTATCGCGTTGGGTACTGAAGGCGGTATGAATAACTTTGATGATTTATTCAGCGAAGAAGAAATTGCTAATTTAGCCACATTTATTCAAATGGAACCACCAGTACCACCAGAAATGTCGCTTGAACAAATGCGTTCACATACAAAAGAGTATGTTGCGCCAAAAGATTATCCCACTAAACCAATGCATGGTTTGAACTGGGAAAACTTCTTTGTTGTCATTGAACGTGATGCAGGTAAAGCCGCTATTATTGACGGCGATACTAAAAAGATTATTACGCATATTGATACAGGTTATGCGGTACATGTAATTAAAGGTACTGAGCACCATAAAAAAGATACGGCGAAAGATGTTGGTCGCTTCTGGTATACCATTGGACGTGACGGCAAAGTTAACAAAATCGATTTATGGCAAACACCTGATAAAATGTTAGTTGCTGAAACTAAAATGGCTTATGACGCTCGTGATATCGCAGTGTCTGGCGACGGGAAATATGTAATTGCCGGTGGATATTGGCCAGCACACTTTGTCATTATGGATGCTGTAACATTAAATCCATTGAAAGTTGTTTCAACAAGAGGTTACAACACAAAAGGTGAATTTATTAATGAAGCACGAGTTGCTGCAATATATACAGCACCTAATGAATCAGCATTTATTGTTGCTGTTAAAGAAACAGGTCAAATGTTACAAGTTGATTACACTGATCTAGATAATTTAACAATTACTAGCATAGCTTCATCTGAGTTTTTACATGATGGTTTCTTTGACCCATCAGGTCGTTACTTCCAAATTGCGGCTAACGCATCGAACAAAATGGTTGTAGTAGACACTAAAGAACGTAAGTTAGAAGCGATGATTGATGTTGACTCTTTACCACACCCAGGCCCTGGTGCTAACTGGGTTGATAAGAAATGTGGTCCGGTTGCTGGTACAACTCACTTAGGTGTTGGTTTGGTATCAGTTTGGGGTAATGACCCCATTGGTCACCCTGACCAAGCATGGAAGTTATGTTATGAAGTTGAAACAGATGGTGCTGGTACGTTCATTCGTACACACGAAACATCGCAATATGTTTGGGCAGATCAACTTAAACACCCTGAGCCAGAGGTTCAACAATCAGTACAAGTATTTGACAAAAATACACATGAGATTGTTAAAACGATTCGTGTAACAACAGATCCAGGTAAAGCGGCTCTGCACATGGAATTTAATAGCGATGGTACAGAGGTTTGGGTTTCTGTTTGGAACCGTAAAGATGCGAAAAATCCTACAGGTGAGATTGTAGTTTATGATGCAAAAACACTTGAAGAAAAAACTCGTATTAAAGGGTTAACAACTCCAACAGGTAAGTTCAACGTATTTATCCGAGCAAACCACAAAACTTAA
- a CDS encoding sulfite exporter TauE/SafE family protein — translation MEIDFFAAFIIGILGSGHCIVMCGGITTMLSSAINKSQQQSSKLSIVMAYNFGRIATYSLIGAIAGFTGSLAAKNIGFPVTILRMIAGVFLILLGLYIGRWFMVLNKVEQLGKGLWKLLSPLSKKFIPVNSAKQALALGAIWGWLPCGLVYSTLTWSLASGSLVSGATIMFFFGLGTLPALITVSVGALSLKTLLLNNTFRKSMAIMLIIYGIYTLKFASDMMF, via the coding sequence ATGGAAATAGACTTTTTTGCAGCCTTTATTATTGGCATATTAGGCTCAGGACATTGCATCGTAATGTGTGGTGGTATAACTACCATGCTGTCTTCTGCTATTAATAAAAGCCAACAGCAAAGCAGTAAGTTAAGTATAGTGATGGCATATAACTTTGGTAGAATTGCCACCTACTCGCTTATTGGTGCTATTGCTGGATTTACAGGTTCACTCGCCGCAAAAAACATTGGTTTTCCCGTCACTATATTAAGAATGATCGCAGGTGTTTTTCTTATTTTACTTGGGCTATATATTGGCCGTTGGTTTATGGTACTAAATAAAGTAGAGCAATTAGGCAAAGGCCTATGGAAACTACTGTCGCCGTTAAGTAAAAAATTTATACCGGTAAATAGTGCCAAACAAGCATTAGCATTAGGAGCCATTTGGGGATGGTTGCCCTGTGGGCTCGTCTATTCAACCTTAACTTGGTCATTAGCCAGTGGGTCATTAGTATCTGGCGCAACTATTATGTTTTTCTTCGGCCTAGGTACCTTACCTGCACTAATTACTGTTTCGGTTGGCGCGCTTTCTTTAAAGACATTGTTGCTTAATAATACTTTTCGAAAATCTATGGCAATAATGCTAATAATTTATGGAATTTATACGTTAAAATTTGCATCTGACATGATGTTCTAA
- a CDS encoding bacteriohemerythrin has product MKNRTKSLIYAAIIGLIIVAIFLGFLTSLTNPVSWILIIVLLIIPMLYNKKSVNKGLIEWKDEYSVGIEVIDNDHKKLLNLLNQMNTAYDYAMSESYEKAALNDLVDYTKYHFDREEQMMAEHDYPDLEAHKLQHKNMIAQVNHYVERYDKEGHECLDEISDFLTQWLINHINGTDKAYSKHLHSKGVY; this is encoded by the coding sequence ATGAAAAATCGAACTAAATCCCTTATTTACGCAGCCATAATTGGACTCATTATTGTTGCAATATTTTTAGGTTTTTTAACAAGCTTAACTAACCCTGTATCATGGATATTGATCATTGTGTTATTGATAATACCTATGCTTTATAACAAAAAATCAGTTAACAAAGGCTTAATTGAATGGAAAGACGAATATAGTGTTGGTATTGAAGTAATAGATAACGATCACAAAAAATTGCTCAATCTTCTTAACCAAATGAATACCGCATACGACTATGCGATGAGCGAAAGTTATGAGAAAGCAGCGTTAAATGATTTAGTTGACTACACAAAGTACCACTTTGACCGTGAAGAGCAAATGATGGCTGAACATGATTACCCTGACTTAGAAGCACACAAATTACAGCACAAAAACATGATCGCTCAAGTCAATCATTATGTTGAACGTTATGATAAAGAAGGACACGAATGCTTAGATGAAATTAGTGACTTCTTAACCCAATGGCTCATTAACCATATCAATGGAACGGATAAAGCTTACAGTAAACACCTACACAGTAAAGGCGTTTACTAA
- the uspE gene encoding universal stress protein UspE: MEKYKKILTVIDPTTEDQKALERSIELATKTNATITAFLSIYDFSYEMTTMLSSDEREVMRNSVIKDKEVWLNEKIASVAQHDIKIDSKVIWHNRPFEPIIDQVLNEGYDIVIKGTHEHDKLKSVIFTPTDWHILRKCPCPVLLVKSHSWPKNGNILAAVNVGSDEDEHISLNNKIAEEALNLGNLIQANVHLVNSYPGTPVNIAIEIPEFNANEYNESMLNHHKAAMTTLAKKFNIALENTHIGEGLPEDIIQDKALSLDAELVVLGTIGRTGLSAALIGNTAEHVIDGLNCDVLALKPEGYQSPLQN; the protein is encoded by the coding sequence ATGGAAAAATATAAAAAAATACTAACTGTTATTGACCCTACCACTGAAGATCAAAAAGCACTTGAACGTTCAATTGAGTTAGCAACAAAAACCAACGCAACCATTACTGCCTTTTTAAGTATTTATGATTTTTCATACGAAATGACTACTATGCTCTCAAGTGATGAGCGTGAAGTAATGCGAAATTCAGTGATCAAAGACAAAGAAGTTTGGCTAAACGAAAAAATTGCATCTGTCGCTCAACACGATATAAAAATTGACAGCAAAGTCATTTGGCATAACCGCCCTTTCGAGCCCATTATTGACCAAGTGCTAAACGAAGGCTACGACATTGTCATTAAAGGTACCCATGAACACGACAAACTTAAGTCAGTAATATTCACACCAACCGATTGGCATATACTCCGTAAATGTCCGTGTCCAGTATTACTAGTTAAATCACATTCATGGCCAAAAAATGGCAATATCTTAGCTGCAGTTAATGTAGGTAGCGACGAAGATGAACATATATCGCTTAACAACAAAATTGCAGAAGAAGCATTAAACTTAGGTAATTTAATTCAAGCAAATGTTCACCTAGTAAACTCATACCCCGGTACACCCGTTAATATCGCTATTGAAATACCTGAATTCAACGCTAACGAATACAACGAATCTATGCTCAATCATCATAAAGCAGCAATGACTACACTAGCAAAAAAATTCAATATCGCTCTTGAAAACACACACATAGGTGAAGGTTTACCTGAAGACATAATTCAAGACAAAGCACTATCATTAGACGCAGAACTGGTAGTATTAGGTACCATTGGCAGAACAGGCCTTTCAGCTGCATTAATTGGTAATACTGCCGAACATGTAATCGACGGGCTAAACTGCGATGTATTAGCGCTTAAACCTGAAGGCTACCAATCACCATTACAAAACTAA
- the ttcA gene encoding tRNA 2-thiocytidine(32) synthetase TtcA has protein sequence MIEDTIALTNEQEIALDTKKLTKKLRSKVGKAIADYNMIEDGDVIMAAISGGKDSFAMLDILLALQKSAPVNFKVIAVNLDQKQPGFPEHILPTYFESLNIPYYIVDKDTYSVVKAKVPEGRTTCGLCSRLRRGTLYSFAEEIGATKIALGHHMDDIVETLFLNIFFGAKLKAMPPKLRSDDKRNTVIRPLSYCRESDLIKWADYKQYPIIPCNLCGSQENLQRQHIKAMLTQWDTTSPGRVENVFKSIKNVSPSQLADTDLFDFKNLPIDRTVEKDEYEFSKEVVSSTNIDESLIIDISYQA, from the coding sequence ATGATTGAAGACACAATCGCATTGACCAATGAGCAAGAAATTGCTTTAGACACAAAAAAATTAACTAAGAAACTTCGCTCTAAAGTCGGTAAAGCGATTGCCGATTATAATATGATAGAAGATGGCGATGTTATAATGGCAGCTATTAGTGGTGGTAAAGACTCATTTGCCATGCTTGATATTTTACTTGCCTTACAAAAGTCTGCCCCTGTTAACTTTAAAGTAATTGCAGTGAATTTAGATCAAAAACAGCCGGGGTTTCCTGAGCATATATTACCTACTTACTTTGAATCGCTTAATATTCCTTATTATATTGTTGATAAAGATACCTATTCTGTGGTCAAAGCCAAAGTACCAGAAGGGAGAACCACTTGTGGTTTGTGCTCGCGATTACGTCGCGGTACTTTGTATTCGTTTGCTGAAGAAATTGGGGCTACCAAAATTGCTTTAGGTCATCACATGGATGATATTGTTGAAACGTTATTTTTAAATATATTTTTTGGTGCTAAATTAAAAGCGATGCCGCCCAAATTACGTTCTGATGATAAGAGAAATACAGTAATTAGACCGCTAAGTTATTGCCGAGAATCTGATTTAATAAAATGGGCTGATTATAAGCAATACCCTATTATTCCGTGTAACTTATGTGGTTCGCAAGAAAACTTACAAAGACAGCATATAAAAGCAATGTTAACTCAGTGGGATACGACTAGCCCAGGCAGAGTGGAGAATGTATTTAAATCAATTAAGAATGTTAGTCCTAGCCAATTAGCTGATACCGACTTATTCGATTTTAAAAACTTGCCCATTGATAGAACCGTTGAAAAAGATGAATATGAATTTTCTAAAGAGGTAGTTTCCTCAACCAATATTGATGAGTCTTTGATCATTGATATTTCATACCAAGCGTAG
- a CDS encoding ethylbenzene dehydrogenase-related protein, with protein MRDKLTDEELEALEAPNPKFVREIPEIYTVGLAKVEALEAEQAAIAKADKEAQKAAEQERIDAAVAKALATVGAPKAGALPEAEDTTSASAINVDWSKANSVDLQVFYPGTASMEWILGRNHGGKRAFTKGDRCVECHSEEIADIGNLIVTGESDKELEPNLIPGKRGSFPVAINATHDNEYLYLRFSWAEGQHAPVPFVDGGKMDPENPMKLAFMLATDDVEYADRAGCWASCHADANSMPDAPEKDVLLGSDLASRLDLNSGVTKYLAETRTDIELKGRGGKPLGGWDKLKDQSEIDKSMASNQYLDLLRYKSGTKAFEDGDILAQRNMHGGQGAEVEASLKAGTWSVIIKRKLMSDKAGDISIEPGKVYNFGFAIHDDYSSARYHHVSFGYKLALDNDTAEINAKAQ; from the coding sequence GTGAGGGATAAACTTACTGATGAAGAATTAGAAGCGCTTGAAGCACCTAATCCTAAATTTGTTCGAGAAATTCCTGAAATTTATACTGTGGGTTTAGCTAAAGTTGAAGCATTAGAGGCTGAACAAGCGGCTATTGCAAAAGCAGATAAAGAAGCCCAGAAAGCAGCTGAGCAAGAAAGAATTGATGCAGCCGTTGCAAAAGCGTTAGCTACTGTAGGTGCACCTAAAGCAGGCGCATTACCTGAAGCTGAAGATACGACAAGTGCAAGTGCTATTAATGTTGATTGGTCTAAAGCAAACAGTGTTGATTTACAGGTGTTCTACCCTGGTACTGCTTCTATGGAGTGGATATTAGGTAGAAATCATGGTGGTAAACGTGCCTTTACCAAAGGAGACCGTTGTGTTGAGTGTCATTCTGAAGAAATCGCAGATATTGGCAATCTAATAGTTACAGGTGAAAGTGATAAAGAGCTTGAGCCAAACTTAATACCGGGTAAACGTGGTAGTTTTCCAGTAGCGATTAATGCAACTCATGACAATGAATACCTTTATTTACGATTTAGCTGGGCAGAAGGGCAACATGCGCCTGTACCTTTCGTAGATGGTGGTAAAATGGACCCTGAAAACCCAATGAAATTAGCCTTTATGCTGGCAACTGATGATGTTGAGTATGCTGACAGAGCAGGTTGTTGGGCCTCGTGTCACGCTGATGCTAACTCGATGCCAGATGCGCCTGAAAAAGACGTTTTATTAGGCTCGGATCTAGCAAGTCGACTTGACCTAAACAGTGGTGTAACTAAGTATTTAGCAGAAACGCGCACTGACATAGAGTTAAAAGGTCGTGGTGGTAAACCATTAGGTGGTTGGGACAAGCTTAAAGATCAAAGTGAAATTGATAAGTCGATGGCAAGCAATCAGTACCTAGATTTATTACGCTATAAATCTGGTACTAAAGCATTTGAAGACGGTGATATTTTAGCACAACGAAATATGCACGGTGGACAAGGTGCTGAAGTTGAAGCTTCGCTTAAAGCAGGCACTTGGTCTGTTATTATTAAGCGTAAGCTAATGTCAGATAAAGCAGGTGATATCTCAATAGAACCAGGTAAAGTATATAACTTTGGTTTTGCTATTCATGATGATTACTCAAGTGCACGTTATCATCATGTATCATTTGGCTATAAATTAGCTTTAGATAATGATACTGCCGAAATTAACGCTAAAGCTCAATAA